Proteins from a single region of Schistocerca gregaria isolate iqSchGreg1 chromosome 3, iqSchGreg1.2, whole genome shotgun sequence:
- the LOC126353783 gene encoding glucose-induced degradation protein 8 homolog, with the protein MSYTEKHENISKDDWMEHLEGVHVQRSDMNKLIMNYLVTEGFKEATEKFQQESGVSPCMDLDSLDDRIRIRDAIQSGKIQEATAIVNQLHPELLDNDRYLYFHLQQLHLTELIRSGKIEEALHFAQEQLSEAAESDPTVLNELERTLALLAFEDPHQSPFSDLLHPTHRQKVASELNAAILKMENRESTTPKLSNLLKLILWAQDELDKKKIKYPKMTCLANAVIEAPK; encoded by the coding sequence ATGAGCTACACAGAGAAACACGAAAACATTTCGAAGGACGACTGGATGGAGCATCTCGAAGGTGTTCATGTACAGCGTTCAGACATGAATAAGCTTATTATGAATTATTTGGTGACAGAAGGATTTAAGGAAGCAACTGAAAAATTCCAGCAGGAATCAGGCGTGAGTCCGTGTATGGATCTGGATTCTCTCGATGACAGAATACGAATACGTGATGCCATTCAGAGTGGTAAGATTCAGGAAGCTACGGCAATAGTTAACCAGCTGCATCCTGAGTTACTAGATAACGATAGgtatttatattttcatcttcagcaGTTACATTTGACAGAACTGATTCGAAGCGGAAAAATTGAAGAAGCGCTCCATTTTGCTCAAGAACAGTTATCAGAAGCTGCAGAATCTGATCCTACCGTTTTAAATGAGTTGGAAAGAACATTAGCCCTTTTGGCGTTTGAAGACCCCCATCAGTCACCATTTAGTGATTTGTTGCACCCTACACATAGACAAAAAGTCGCAAGTGAACTAAATGCCGCAATACTAAAAATGGAAAACAGAGAATCTACAACTCCAAAGTTgtcaaatttgttaaaattaatattATGGGCACAAGATGAATTGGATAAGAAGAAGATTAAGTATCCGAAGATGACTTGCCTTGCCAACGCTGTAATTGAAGCACCAAAATGA